In Candidatus Limnocylindrales bacterium, a single window of DNA contains:
- a CDS encoding porin — MQTLYSSILAFLVSLILSLMVGAAEEKKVEEKKEETPKIQVIPGFADKITITGFVQLQYTTSTVDDAVSNSFEIRRARIGAIANFNDWITGRFELDGAPNKDGTQPGILRDAFLNVGFEPGFQLKLGQYKKPFSVVQLIADTAYPTVERGIRLQGVGQKALDNLLQALRYNERDIGITVLGSFKDLLGKGTNISYQVGVFNGEGLNKFDINNGKQIVGRVVVTPLKGLDLAADFVNNTLNGDPIRDSSGNAVDSTNVQAFGFDVQYRPNSEQGLWLIGEVDFGDNFDNPSGGFLRGDKTATFVGFTTVVAYRIPVQNTKRLVAFEPVFRVDFTDPNREVGDDGATLITPAFNLYFQKNVRLMFDYDIVKPQDSHKETESGFLFRAQVIY; from the coding sequence ATGCAAACCCTTTACAGCTCTATTTTAGCTTTCCTGGTGAGTTTAATTTTATCCTTGATGGTGGGTGCTGCAGAAGAAAAGAAAGTAGAGGAGAAAAAAGAAGAGACTCCCAAAATTCAGGTTATTCCTGGATTTGCAGATAAAATAACTATCACCGGCTTCGTTCAACTCCAATACACAACCAGTACCGTGGACGATGCCGTAAGTAATTCCTTTGAAATACGTCGGGCCCGCATAGGAGCTATAGCTAATTTTAATGACTGGATCACGGGACGTTTTGAACTGGATGGAGCTCCCAATAAAGATGGCACGCAACCAGGTATTCTTCGAGATGCTTTTTTGAATGTAGGATTTGAACCGGGCTTCCAATTAAAATTGGGTCAATATAAAAAGCCCTTTAGCGTCGTCCAGCTCATCGCTGATACAGCCTATCCAACTGTGGAAAGGGGGATTCGCCTTCAAGGGGTGGGACAGAAAGCTCTGGATAATCTCCTACAAGCCCTCCGCTATAACGAGCGGGATATTGGCATAACGGTGTTGGGAAGCTTTAAGGACCTTCTGGGCAAGGGGACCAATATTTCTTATCAAGTTGGTGTTTTCAATGGAGAGGGGCTTAATAAGTTTGATATTAATAATGGAAAACAGATAGTCGGTCGGGTGGTGGTCACCCCTTTAAAGGGATTGGATCTGGCAGCCGATTTTGTTAACAACACTCTCAATGGGGACCCCATCCGGGATAGTTCGGGTAATGCGGTGGATTCTACCAATGTGCAGGCTTTCGGTTTTGATGTTCAGTATCGACCCAACTCAGAGCAGGGGCTGTGGCTGATAGGGGAGGTGGATTTTGGAGATAATTTTGATAACCCATCAGGTGGGTTTTTAAGGGGAGATAAGACCGCCACCTTTGTGGGTTTTACCACGGTAGTCGCCTATCGTATTCCGGTTCAAAATACCAAGCGGTTGGTAGCCTTTGAACCTGTTTTTCGGGTAGATTTCACCGATCCGAATAGGGAGGTAGGGGATGATGGGGCGACCTTAATCACGCCTGCGTTTAATCTTTATTTTCAGAAGAATGTACGACTTATGTTTGATTATGATATTGTCAAACCTCAAGATAGCCATAAAGAGACTGAATCTGGTTTTCTGTTCAGAGCTCAAGTTATCTATTAA
- the nifJ gene encoding pyruvate:ferredoxin (flavodoxin) oxidoreductase: MRRNQVTIDGNEAAAYVAYKTNEVIAIYPITPSTPMGELADAWAAAGEKNIWGVVPVVQEMQSEGGAAGAVHGALQAGSLTTTFTASQGLLLMIPNMYKIAGELTSTVFHIAARSLATQALSIFCDHSDVMATRATGWGMLFANSVQEVMDFALIAQASTLEARVPFLHIFDGFRTSHEVMKIEKLSEEDIRAMIDDNLVRAHRLRSLSPDRPVLRGTAQNPDVYFQAREAVNPYYLTTPLIVQRIMDKFATRVGRSYHLFDYVGAPDAERVIVLMGSGCEAAEETVNALIAQGERVGLLKVRLYRPFSAEHLVAALPATVKVIAALDRTKEPGSAGEPLYQDVVTAIFEAMTNGTAPFPDMPRVIGGRYGLSSKEFTPAMIKGIFDEMTQPTPKSHFTIGISDDVTFTSLDYDPNFMTEPKDEVRAVFWGLGSDGTVSANKNTIKIIGEETPNYAQGYFVYDSKKAGAVTVSHLRFGPRPIHSTYLIQQANFVAVHQFSFLERYPVLENVEEGAIFLLNSPYGPDEIWDHLPRPVQEQILAKKLKMYVIDGYKVAKALGLGVRINTIMQTCFFALSGVLPQDEAIVKIKQAIQRTYGKRGETVVRQNYAAVDETLAHLYPVKVPDRVTSVVPLPPVVPATAPEFVQKVIAEMIVGRGDRLPVSALPADGTYPTGTAQWEKRNIALEIPVWEPDLCIQCGKCVLVCPHAAIRAKVYDESMLTNAPETFKSANARWRELSNKKYTLQVAVEDCTGCNLCVEVCPVKDKMRVWRKAIHMQPQRPLREQERKNWDFFLSLPEVSRHGVLKFNSIKDVQLLQPLFEFSGACAGCGETPYLKLLTQLFGDRALVANATGCSSIYGGNLPTTPWSQNKEGRGPAWSNSLFEDNAEFGLGMRLALDRQIEYARQLVSHFQDLIGADLAIALLEANQSDESGIEAQRRRVAELKAKLADVNQPAARDLLSLADVLVRKSVWIVGGDGWAYDIGYGGLDHVLASGYNVNVLVLDTEVYSNTGGQASKATPRGAVAKFAAGGKTCSKKDLGLMAISYGNIYVAQVAMGANDAQTVKAFLEAEAYEGPSLIVAYSHCIAHGIDMSKGMSQQKLAVESGYWLLYRYNPALKAEGKNPLQLDCKEPKIPLRDYIYNEARYRMLLQSDPKVAAKLLAEAQETVKERWHFYEQMAKR; encoded by the coding sequence ATGAGACGTAACCAAGTAACGATAGATGGCAATGAAGCGGCAGCCTACGTAGCCTATAAGACCAATGAGGTGATTGCCATTTACCCCATCACACCCTCCACGCCTATGGGTGAGCTTGCTGACGCTTGGGCAGCTGCGGGGGAGAAGAACATTTGGGGGGTTGTACCCGTAGTCCAGGAGATGCAGTCTGAAGGGGGCGCAGCCGGTGCTGTTCATGGAGCACTGCAAGCAGGTTCCTTAACCACCACTTTCACAGCCAGCCAGGGCTTATTGTTGATGATCCCCAATATGTATAAGATTGCTGGTGAACTGACCAGCACGGTCTTTCACATTGCAGCCCGTTCTCTAGCCACCCAGGCCTTGTCCATTTTCTGTGATCACAGCGACGTAATGGCGACCCGGGCCACGGGCTGGGGAATGCTCTTCGCCAATTCAGTACAGGAAGTGATGGATTTTGCCCTCATTGCCCAGGCCAGCACCCTGGAGGCTCGGGTGCCCTTTTTGCACATTTTCGATGGTTTTCGCACCTCCCACGAGGTGATGAAGATCGAAAAGCTGTCGGAAGAAGACATCCGGGCCATGATTGATGATAATTTGGTACGGGCTCACCGCTTGCGCAGCCTATCCCCGGATCGACCGGTGTTACGTGGTACTGCGCAGAATCCGGATGTTTACTTCCAGGCCCGGGAGGCCGTTAATCCCTACTATCTGACCACGCCCCTTATTGTGCAGAGGATCATGGACAAATTTGCCACGAGGGTAGGTCGCTCGTATCACCTGTTCGATTATGTGGGTGCGCCGGACGCAGAACGGGTGATCGTGCTGATGGGTTCTGGCTGCGAAGCCGCTGAAGAAACCGTTAATGCTCTGATAGCCCAAGGAGAAAGGGTAGGTTTACTGAAGGTGCGCCTCTACCGCCCCTTCTCGGCTGAACATCTGGTGGCTGCTCTACCCGCCACGGTTAAAGTTATTGCTGCTCTGGACCGCACCAAAGAGCCGGGTAGCGCTGGGGAGCCCCTCTACCAGGATGTAGTCACAGCCATCTTTGAGGCCATGACCAACGGCACAGCCCCTTTCCCTGATATGCCTCGGGTGATTGGAGGTCGCTACGGCCTATCGTCTAAGGAGTTTACACCGGCCATGATCAAAGGTATCTTCGACGAAATGACCCAACCTACGCCCAAAAGCCATTTCACCATTGGCATTTCAGATGATGTGACCTTCACCAGCTTGGATTACGATCCCAACTTCATGACTGAACCGAAGGATGAGGTACGAGCTGTGTTTTGGGGCCTGGGCTCCGATGGTACGGTGAGTGCCAACAAGAACACCATTAAAATCATCGGTGAAGAAACACCTAACTACGCCCAGGGTTACTTCGTCTACGACTCCAAAAAGGCTGGTGCCGTTACCGTATCTCACCTACGCTTCGGCCCCCGACCTATCCATAGTACCTATCTGATCCAGCAGGCCAACTTTGTAGCCGTCCACCAATTCAGTTTCCTGGAGCGCTATCCTGTGCTGGAAAACGTCGAAGAGGGCGCCATCTTCCTGCTCAACAGTCCTTACGGCCCAGACGAAATCTGGGATCATCTACCCAGGCCTGTCCAGGAGCAGATCCTCGCCAAAAAGCTCAAGATGTACGTTATTGATGGCTACAAAGTGGCCAAGGCCCTGGGTTTAGGTGTACGCATCAATACGATTATGCAGACCTGCTTCTTCGCCCTCAGTGGCGTGCTACCACAGGATGAGGCCATCGTTAAGATCAAACAGGCCATCCAAAGGACCTACGGCAAGCGGGGGGAAACCGTCGTACGGCAAAATTATGCTGCTGTGGACGAGACCTTGGCCCACCTTTATCCAGTAAAGGTACCCGATCGGGTCACCAGTGTTGTCCCATTACCGCCGGTGGTGCCGGCTACTGCTCCGGAATTTGTACAAAAGGTAATCGCCGAGATGATCGTTGGTCGGGGTGATCGGTTGCCGGTCAGCGCCTTGCCAGCCGATGGGACCTACCCTACCGGAACCGCCCAATGGGAAAAGCGCAACATCGCCTTAGAAATCCCTGTCTGGGAGCCAGACCTCTGCATCCAATGCGGCAAATGCGTATTGGTCTGCCCCCACGCTGCCATCCGTGCCAAAGTGTACGACGAGAGCATGCTGACCAATGCACCAGAGACTTTTAAGTCTGCCAATGCCCGTTGGCGGGAGCTATCGAACAAAAAATATACACTGCAAGTAGCGGTAGAAGACTGTACAGGGTGCAACTTGTGTGTGGAAGTTTGTCCCGTGAAAGATAAAATGCGGGTATGGCGCAAGGCCATCCATATGCAACCACAACGACCTCTGCGGGAGCAAGAGAGAAAAAATTGGGACTTCTTCCTGAGCCTGCCGGAAGTTTCCCGGCATGGGGTCTTAAAATTCAACAGCATCAAGGATGTACAACTCTTGCAGCCACTCTTTGAGTTCTCGGGAGCCTGTGCTGGATGTGGCGAAACTCCATATTTGAAACTGCTCACGCAGCTTTTCGGAGATCGGGCCCTTGTTGCCAACGCTACGGGTTGCTCCAGCATTTATGGTGGCAACCTCCCCACCACGCCCTGGTCTCAGAACAAAGAAGGTCGGGGTCCAGCCTGGAGTAATTCACTCTTTGAAGACAACGCCGAGTTTGGCTTGGGCATGCGCCTGGCTTTGGACCGGCAGATTGAATACGCACGTCAGTTGGTGAGTCATTTTCAGGATCTCATCGGTGCAGATCTGGCCATAGCCCTGCTGGAGGCTAATCAATCTGACGAGTCTGGCATCGAAGCCCAACGCCGGCGCGTGGCAGAGTTGAAAGCTAAACTAGCCGATGTGAATCAGCCAGCAGCACGGGATTTGTTGAGCCTCGCTGATGTTTTGGTCAGGAAGAGCGTATGGATTGTAGGTGGCGATGGTTGGGCCTATGATATCGGCTACGGCGGTCTGGACCACGTACTGGCCAGCGGATATAACGTTAACGTGTTGGTACTGGACACCGAGGTGTATTCCAACACCGGCGGCCAGGCCTCCAAAGCTACCCCACGGGGCGCGGTGGCCAAATTCGCTGCGGGAGGCAAGACCTGTTCTAAGAAGGACCTGGGCTTGATGGCTATAAGCTACGGTAACATCTATGTCGCTCAGGTAGCCATGGGTGCCAACGATGCCCAGACCGTCAAGGCCTTCCTGGAAGCTGAGGCCTATGAAGGGCCTTCATTGATTGTCGCCTACAGTCACTGCATTGCTCACGGCATTGATATGAGCAAGGGCATGAGTCAGCAAAAACTGGCGGTTGAGTCCGGTTACTGGCTCCTCTATCGCTACAATCCGGCCTTGAAAGCGGAAGGCAAGAACCCGCTTCAACTGGATTGCAAAGAGCCGAAGATTCCCCTGAGGGATTACATTTACAATGAGGCCCGCTACCGCATGCTGTTGCAAAGTGATCCCAAAGTCGCCGCCAAGTTACTGGCTGAAGCTCAGGAAACAGTCAAAGAGCGCTGGCATTTTTACGAACAAATGGCGAAAAGATAG
- a CDS encoding 4Fe-4S dicluster domain-containing protein, translated as MKVGVILCGCIRREGILLEEVVNALQNYDSALQVISIQDLCTTFPEQVKRLAIQEFRALVLSQCCQEKNPSSFTSLLEQVGFQLFSVELLTPPLKKADQFSQSQERTETFVSLTLVATLRAKARAGLTPDYLKSTPLPDRQTLSRRDLLFSLLHRHYEVIPAVEASSCMASTGCRLCLPSCPEGAILFQEGHVLIKKEDCTGCGLCVSICPQQAILFPPFSPKELDAQLALLLRDGEKETTKKMLLFTCQQITPHLGKGLERIIAPLTTSSLQILDLRLPSLALLSPFLLLKALSLGAAGITLLSCTTQTCACHNPRFQNMLHFAEALFAALGVEGSRLCSLNAGEGSEEALSRKLQIFLETLEQSSLPFPQGEPLRKALLATFDLSSLLKVLLGSVSPKHERLVEKEAPLGLLALQGPSFCTFCGICPSVCPTQALTIEEEGREYNLNFAHASCVACGECVGQCPEQVLSLERGLDFELLQKGPLSLTKDQIIYCRECKEEIAPAKMLAKVQNRLSEKNSQPPMLALCSTCRLKKSLNRLIKL; from the coding sequence ATGAAAGTAGGTGTAATTCTGTGTGGCTGTATCAGGAGAGAAGGGATCCTCCTGGAGGAGGTTGTCAATGCACTCCAGAACTATGATTCTGCCCTGCAAGTTATTTCCATCCAGGATCTGTGTACGACATTCCCCGAACAGGTGAAACGATTAGCGATCCAGGAATTCCGGGCCCTCGTATTGTCTCAATGTTGTCAGGAGAAAAATCCCTCTTCCTTCACTTCCCTCCTGGAACAAGTGGGTTTCCAATTGTTCTCTGTAGAACTCCTTACCCCACCATTGAAAAAAGCAGACCAATTTTCACAAAGCCAGGAGCGAACAGAGACATTTGTATCCCTCACCCTAGTAGCCACCCTGCGGGCCAAAGCACGGGCCGGTCTTACACCAGATTACCTCAAGTCCACCCCACTGCCAGATAGGCAAACCCTCAGTCGCCGGGACCTCCTCTTCTCTCTTTTACATCGACATTATGAAGTGATCCCTGCTGTAGAGGCTTCTTCCTGTATGGCATCAACCGGTTGTCGGCTCTGTCTCCCCAGTTGTCCTGAAGGGGCTATTCTCTTCCAGGAAGGGCATGTGTTAATTAAAAAGGAAGATTGTACAGGGTGTGGGCTCTGTGTCTCCATCTGCCCTCAACAAGCTATTCTTTTTCCTCCCTTCAGTCCTAAAGAACTTGATGCCCAACTGGCTCTGCTGCTGAGGGATGGAGAGAAGGAAACAACCAAAAAGATGCTCCTTTTTACCTGTCAGCAGATTACCCCACACCTTGGAAAAGGTTTGGAACGGATAATAGCTCCTCTTACCACTTCTTCTTTACAGATCCTTGATCTTCGTCTTCCCTCCCTGGCTCTTCTAAGCCCTTTTCTACTCCTTAAGGCACTCTCTTTGGGAGCGGCTGGAATTACTCTTTTGTCCTGCACTACCCAAACCTGTGCCTGTCATAATCCTCGTTTTCAGAATATGCTCCACTTCGCTGAGGCTCTCTTTGCAGCGTTGGGTGTTGAAGGATCAAGGCTTTGTTCTTTAAATGCTGGAGAAGGATCTGAAGAGGCACTTTCCCGAAAGCTTCAAATATTTCTCGAAACCTTGGAACAGTCCTCTCTCCCCTTTCCTCAAGGAGAGCCTTTACGAAAGGCCCTCCTTGCCACCTTTGATCTCTCCTCCCTTCTCAAAGTCCTTCTAGGTTCAGTTTCCCCGAAGCATGAGCGACTCGTTGAGAAGGAGGCTCCCCTGGGTCTTCTTGCCCTTCAAGGGCCTTCCTTCTGTACATTCTGTGGGATTTGTCCAAGCGTCTGTCCCACTCAGGCTTTAACCATAGAAGAGGAAGGAAGAGAATATAATCTGAATTTTGCTCATGCCTCCTGTGTAGCTTGCGGGGAGTGTGTTGGCCAGTGCCCAGAACAGGTATTGAGTCTTGAAAGAGGGCTCGATTTTGAGCTTCTGCAAAAAGGCCCCCTCTCTCTAACTAAAGACCAAATAATCTATTGTCGAGAGTGCAAGGAAGAGATCGCTCCAGCAAAAATGCTTGCGAAGGTACAAAACAGACTTTCAGAGAAGAATTCCCAACCCCCTATGCTGGCCCTCTGTTCGACTTGTCGCTTGAAGAAAAGCTTAAACCGTTTAATAAAGCTTTAA
- a CDS encoding biopolymer transporter ExbD, translated as MIKFTRRKRVENSLNMAPLIDMVFLLLIFFLLTSTFMRLDPGLEVNLPEAQSSHVQEAEEPVVIYLTKDNQLFLNAKPISWEDLKTYLQKSLADKPNNAVVLKADAGVPFGLFVKVMDISRQAGVLDLTVSTRIPQGFH; from the coding sequence ATGATCAAGTTTACCAGGAGAAAGCGGGTCGAAAACAGCCTGAATATGGCTCCTTTGATTGACATGGTATTCCTCTTGCTGATCTTTTTTCTTCTGACTTCCACTTTTATGCGCCTTGATCCGGGTCTGGAAGTAAACCTGCCAGAAGCTCAATCTTCCCATGTACAGGAAGCAGAAGAACCTGTTGTGATCTATTTGACCAAAGATAACCAATTATTTCTGAACGCTAAACCGATTTCCTGGGAGGATTTGAAGACGTATCTCCAGAAGAGCTTAGCCGATAAACCGAATAACGCTGTGGTCCTTAAAGCCGATGCAGGGGTACCTTTTGGGCTCTTCGTTAAAGTGATGGACATCTCGAGGCAAGCTGGTGTCTTGGATTTAACTGTTTCCACCCGTATTCCTCAGGGATTTCATTAA
- a CDS encoding MotA/TolQ/ExbB proton channel family protein has product MIPIGLCSILVVAIVLERMYRFHRARSYSEDLVPKLRDLIAADKFEEAIRLCQKSRGIVARVLEEVIHNRHRSVEDIETRISVLGSWYLRDLSRYLRGLEVIGNITPLMGLLGTVFGMIKAFMKVAELSEKVNPSVLASGIWEALLTTAAGLIVAIPALLAYHYFEGRVDEYAFRMQNYSMDLLQTLKGQEYDQVYQEKAGRKQPEYGSFD; this is encoded by the coding sequence ATGATTCCTATCGGGTTATGTTCTATCCTGGTTGTTGCCATTGTTCTTGAACGGATGTATCGATTTCACCGGGCCAGAAGTTATTCTGAGGATTTGGTTCCTAAACTGAGGGATTTAATCGCTGCGGATAAATTCGAAGAGGCTATAAGATTATGCCAAAAATCTCGAGGTATTGTAGCCCGGGTTCTTGAAGAGGTAATCCATAACCGTCACCGATCCGTTGAAGATATCGAAACAAGGATCTCAGTCCTCGGATCTTGGTACTTAAGAGACCTATCCCGGTACCTTCGAGGGCTGGAAGTTATTGGGAATATAACCCCGTTAATGGGCCTATTGGGAACCGTGTTTGGTATGATCAAAGCCTTTATGAAGGTAGCCGAGTTAAGCGAAAAGGTAAATCCCAGTGTTCTGGCGAGTGGTATCTGGGAGGCTTTGTTAACCACGGCTGCTGGCTTGATTGTAGCTATTCCAGCTTTACTGGCTTATCATTATTTTGAGGGAAGAGTTGATGAATATGCATTTCGTATGCAAAACTATAGCATGGACTTACTACAAACCTTGAAAGGACAGGAGTATGATCAAGTTTACCAGGAGAAAGCGGGTCGAAAACAGCCTGAATATGGCTCCTTTGATTGA
- a CDS encoding carboxymuconolactone decarboxylase family protein: MSNKLPQPVEEFKNNYADVWNAFTQLGDRCHEAGPLDEKTRRLVKLALAVGAGLEGATHSAVRNALAVGIEPRELQHVAVLAVTTLGFPATIRALTWISDAIKSEKQQ; this comes from the coding sequence ATGTCAAATAAACTACCACAACCCGTTGAAGAGTTTAAGAATAACTATGCCGATGTGTGGAACGCTTTCACGCAACTAGGGGATCGCTGCCACGAAGCAGGACCCCTGGATGAGAAGACCCGACGCCTTGTCAAACTAGCCCTGGCCGTTGGTGCAGGGCTTGAGGGTGCAACACATTCGGCTGTGCGCAATGCTCTGGCCGTTGGGATCGAGCCCAGAGAGCTTCAACACGTTGCGGTACTGGCCGTCACAACGCTGGGTTTCCCCGCGACCATACGGGCCCTGACGTGGATCAGTGATGCCATTAAATCGGAAAAACAACAATGA
- a CDS encoding molecular chaperone TorD family protein codes for MKQALSQSPLLTSRPAGLTKGMEAEAGKELGWLAARRSLVYNLLTSGFYPPTYELVEGIQEGYFMSSLKENLFPPLRYSPGMLTLESFTLEARERTRSAIYMELQAEYTRLFVGPGPPLVPPYESIYREAGYMVMGETTLSVLKAYEEAGRVLSSDLKDLPDHVAVELEFLALLCEEEAALWQREETLIAGVIQVEQSFLARHLLQWVPTFTKKVSETSSSFFYRGLAQVTVGYLLCENDYLHTLIDLLEAST; via the coding sequence ATGAAACAAGCCCTTTCCCAATCTCCCCTGTTAACCTCACGTCCTGCAGGATTAACAAAGGGTATGGAAGCTGAAGCAGGCAAAGAGTTAGGATGGCTTGCCGCCCGGCGGAGCCTGGTATATAACCTGCTCACCTCTGGATTTTACCCGCCAACTTATGAGTTGGTAGAAGGAATCCAGGAGGGGTATTTTATGTCCTCTCTAAAGGAGAACCTGTTTCCTCCCTTGAGATATTCTCCCGGGATGCTCACTTTAGAAAGTTTCACTTTGGAAGCAAGAGAAAGAACACGTTCAGCAATTTACATGGAATTACAGGCCGAGTACACCCGTTTGTTTGTTGGGCCCGGCCCTCCGCTTGTACCCCCTTATGAGTCGATTTATCGAGAAGCCGGGTATATGGTGATGGGAGAAACAACCCTCTCGGTACTTAAAGCCTATGAAGAAGCCGGAAGAGTCCTCTCTTCTGATCTAAAGGATCTTCCCGATCATGTTGCTGTGGAGTTAGAGTTCCTCGCCCTCCTGTGTGAAGAAGAAGCCGCATTATGGCAGAGGGAAGAAACCCTCATAGCCGGAGTGATACAGGTTGAACAGAGCTTTTTAGCAAGGCATCTACTGCAGTGGGTTCCCACGTTTACCAAAAAGGTATCAGAAACAAGCTCTTCTTTTTTCTATCGGGGCCTGGCCCAGGTAACGGTAGGTTATCTCCTGTGTGAGAATGACTATCTCCACACTCTTATTGATCTGTTAGAGGCAAGTACATAG
- a CDS encoding TonB family protein has product MKIALIISILIHIGVIIFLNSRSWIPDQQKPPSLQIRVSLRNEEQKGVGDNKEVQILPKPLEVGSNPPSSFPRPLDFDFPSVPRPEVTHPFQDRQFVEDTLQPVKPESRGQKRVPVLEEAPLPPKPPELSRVLEKPDRSNQTIPEPPVKPEIWKPEQVPMPPKPIPTVKEIAPQAKKAVVRNLKPAQKVQKPRPTTTPKPTTPVPPLYKPIEQTLTQKVEQNIPSDKEVSKEVSTSIIQTPPQDSGSKILETIPGEGEDYLPPEQVGMTTSQVGTDFPVPAGQPSAETKPKEPASPADMKFDSLTDPVPRYNPRPEYPREARRFGWEGTVLLIIQVLPDGNTGKIEIKESSGYSVLDQAAVQAIRRWRFTPAQRQGISVPATIELPVIFKLN; this is encoded by the coding sequence ATGAAAATTGCTCTGATTATCTCTATCCTGATTCACATAGGCGTTATCATCTTTTTAAATAGTCGGTCGTGGATTCCCGATCAGCAAAAACCTCCATCCCTTCAAATACGAGTTTCTCTAAGAAACGAAGAACAAAAAGGGGTCGGGGATAATAAAGAAGTCCAGATCCTTCCAAAACCCCTAGAAGTCGGGTCGAATCCACCCTCTTCTTTCCCCCGACCGCTCGATTTCGACTTCCCATCTGTTCCTCGACCTGAAGTAACCCATCCCTTTCAGGATAGGCAATTTGTTGAGGATACCCTCCAACCTGTCAAACCTGAATCCAGAGGTCAGAAGAGGGTTCCGGTTCTAGAAGAAGCCCCATTACCTCCAAAACCCCCGGAATTATCCAGGGTCCTGGAAAAACCGGATAGGTCAAATCAGACGATCCCAGAACCTCCGGTGAAACCGGAAATCTGGAAACCCGAACAGGTTCCCATGCCCCCCAAACCGATTCCAACGGTAAAAGAAATCGCTCCACAGGCAAAGAAGGCGGTAGTCAGGAACCTTAAACCGGCTCAAAAAGTGCAAAAACCCAGGCCAACAACAACTCCAAAACCGACTACGCCCGTTCCGCCTTTGTATAAACCGATTGAGCAAACCCTAACTCAAAAGGTAGAACAAAACATTCCTTCTGACAAGGAAGTTTCCAAAGAGGTGTCAACTTCTATCATTCAAACGCCACCCCAGGACTCCGGGTCAAAGATTCTAGAAACAATTCCTGGAGAGGGGGAAGATTATCTGCCCCCTGAACAGGTTGGTATGACCACCAGCCAGGTGGGTACGGATTTTCCTGTGCCTGCAGGTCAACCATCTGCTGAAACTAAACCAAAGGAACCCGCCTCCCCCGCAGATATGAAATTTGACTCGCTGACCGATCCTGTTCCACGCTATAATCCACGCCCTGAGTATCCCCGTGAGGCCAGAAGATTTGGATGGGAAGGAACCGTACTCTTAATCATACAGGTTCTTCCTGATGGAAACACCGGGAAAATCGAGATTAAAGAAAGCTCCGGATATTCAGTTCTGGATCAGGCAGCCGTACAGGCCATTCGCAGGTGGCGGTTTACACCAGCCCAGCGGCAAGGAATATCTGTTCCTGCTACCATAGAACTTCCTGTCATCTTCAAGTTGAACTAA